Within Paenibacillus sabinae T27, the genomic segment GCGGACAATATATCGGGTTCGTGGATGCCGACGACACTGTGGAGCCGGATATGTTCGAGGTGCTGTATGCGAGCGCGGTGCAGTGGGGCTGCGACGCCGTCATTTCCGATTTTGAAAGCGCCGCAGGCTCCCACCGGTTCGTTACGCGGTTTCCGCTGCCTCGCAGCATCAAGCTGGACCGGGAATATATCCGCGGGCAGCTGCTGCCCGAATTTATCAAATCAGATGCGCTCAATTCCGTATGGAATAAGCTGTACAAGGCCGAGGTTATTACAAAAAACAGGGTCGAATTTCCAGCCAAGGTGGCGCTGGGGGAGGACGGAGCTTTTAATCTCCTTTTTTTCTGCGGGGCGGACAGTGCGGTCTATATCGATTACTGCGGGTACCATTACCAGGAAACGGCCGGCAGCGCGACCCGGAATATCGCGGGGAAGGACTACTTCGCAAGGGCGGTTCAGGTATACGAAGCCCGGCTGCCGCAAATTTTCATGGACCAGCTCGTTGGGGAGAACATTGCCGAATGGAAATCGGAGAAGCTGATCAACACGGTGATGTCCATTATTCACCTGTATTTCGAGCCATCCCCGGAGATGGGGCTAAGGCGCAGATACAAGTATGTGAAAGACATGATCGGCAGCGGAGCCGTGAAGGAAGCACTACCCGTCTATTGGGAGAAGCATTACGGCAGCGCGGACCGGTACCGGAGGGTGCTGCTTGAAATGATCCGAAGGAAAGTCGTGCCAGGATTATACTTAGCTGCCGCATACAGCAGAATGCGAAACAGATAACGAGGAGGCATAGCCATGAAGATCATGATGTTTTTGCATGGCGGGAGTTTGAACCGGGGCTGCGAGGCGATTGTCCGCTCCTCCACAACGATCATTAAGGAAAAAATCACGGATTCCAAAGTGTATCTGTCCTCGAACCGGCCGGAAAGCGACCAAATAATCACCGCTCTGGACGGGATTTACGACGGGTCCGACAAGGCGATCCGAAAGTACTCGTATGACTGGCTTCTGTCCTCATTTAAGGTGAAGTTTTTTAAAGATGAATCCTTTATTTTCGGCAAAA encodes:
- a CDS encoding glycosyltransferase, with protein sequence MNVKVSVVIPVYNAGSRLGECIESLMKQTLGECEFIFVNDGSTDDSRAIIEAHLPLDPRIRLINQDNQGVSIARNTGLQAAGGQYIGFVDADDTVEPDMFEVLYASAVQWGCDAVISDFESAAGSHRFVTRFPLPRSIKLDREYIRGQLLPEFIKSDALNSVWNKLYKAEVITKNRVEFPAKVALGEDGAFNLLFFCGADSAVYIDYCGYHYQETAGSATRNIAGKDYFARAVQVYEARLPQIFMDQLVGENIAEWKSEKLINTVMSIIHLYFEPSPEMGLRRRYKYVKDMIGSGAVKEALPVYWEKHYGSADRYRRVLLEMIRRKVVPGLYLAAAYSRMRNR